CAGCGCCTCAGCTGAGAGGATATTGCGCGTCTGATCAGTCAGCGGTGTGTGCAGCGTGATGACATCTGCGCGTGTCAGCATCGCGTCCAGGTCCTCGGCTTTCTCAACGCCAAGTTCGATGGCCCGTTCTTCAGTGAGGAATGGGTCATAGGCGAGCACTTTCATCTGCAAGCCCTTGGCCCGCTCGGCGACGCGAGCGCCAATATTGCCGCACCCAATCATGCCAAGCGTCTTGTAAGACAGCTCGGTGCCCATGAAGGCTTTCTTCGGCCATTCGCCAGCCTGTGTTCCAGCATTTGCCGCCGGGATCTGGCGGGCAGCGGCGAACATCATGGCAATCGCATGCTCTGCGGTCGTCACAGCATTGCCGAACGGCGTGTTCATCACCACGACGCCTTTGCTGGTCGCCGCCTTGATGTCGATATTGTCGACACCGATGCCGGCGCGGCCAATGACCTTGAGGTTGTCCGCAGCCGCAATCACTTCGGCGTCCGGTTTACAGGCCGAGCGGACGACCAGGCCGTCAAAATCAGGGATCTTGGCGATCAGCTCATCCTTGCTGAGGCCAACCGCCGTTTCAGTTTCAAGGCCGCGATTGTGGAAGATCTCTACCGCGGCAGGGGCGAGTTTATCTGCGATAAGTACTTTGGGCATCTTTATGCTCCGTCTGCCCCGGATCTCGTCCGGAGCCTGTATCCAATGGGAAAGGGGTGAAGAGATCCCGGAGCGTCTCCGGGACTCTCAGTTTGCGCGTCTAAAGCGCAGCAAGCTCTTCCGCGAAGGTCCAATCGAGCCACGGCGTCAATTTCGCGACATCGTCCGGCTCAACCGTGGCCCCGCACCAGATACGCAAGCCGGGAGGGGCTTTGGCGTAGCCGTTGGCATCGAAGCAGGCATCCTCATCCTCAAGGCGTTTCATCATTCGTTTGATGAAATCGCGTTGCGTCGGCTCATCCATCTTTGCAAACGTGGGATGGACGATTGAGAAAGTGACACCCGAGTTCGAGCGCACGTCATCATCGGCGCACAGGAATTCGATCCAATCGGTCTTGGCGACCCAGGCTTCGAGAATTTCGAGCGAGCGATCCGAACGGGCCTTGAGGCCCTGATACCCACCGCATTCCTCAGCCCAATCGAGCGCCTGGAGATAGTCTTCCGTACACAAAAGAGACGGCGTATTGATCGTGCTGCCTTCGAACAAGGCTTCATTCAGCTTGCCGCCTTTGGTCATGCGGAACAATTTGGGCAGCGGGCGATCCGGCTTGTAGCTTTCCAGGCGGCGCACCGCGTTCGGAGACAGGATCAGCATGCCGTGCGCGGCTTCGCCGCCGAGCACTTTCTGCCAGCTATAGGTCACCACATCGAGCTTGTCCCACTCCATGTCCTGCGCGAACACGGCTGAGGTTGCATCGCAGATCACGACGCGGTCCGGGTTCGGCTTGATCCAATCCGCATTCGGCACGCGCACACCGGACGTCGTACCGTTCCAGGTGAACACGATATCTGCATCGTCGCGCGCCTGCTCAAAGGGCGGCAGGACGCCATAGTCGCCCACATGGATGTTGCAGTCGACAAGCTTGAGCTCGTTCACCGCGTCGGTGACCCAGTCCTTGCCGAAGCTTTCCCAGGCAAACACATCAACCGCGCGCTGACCAAGCATGGACCACATGCACATCTCGACTGCGCCTGTATCAGACGCCGGCACAATCGCGACCCGGTAATCCTCAGGCAGACCGAGAATGTCCTTGGTGCGTTCGATGGCCTGTTTCAGCTTGGCTTTCGCCGTAGCAGAACGGTGCGAGCGACCGAGCGCTGCAGATTGTAGTTTTTCGAGCGAGAATCCGGGGCGCTTTGCAGTCGGTCCGGAAGAAAAATGCGGGCATGCAGGGCGCACGTCCGGCTTGGCGACGTCAGTCATCTGTTTGTACTCCTATCCTTACAGATAGGCTGGCCTTCGTTGGGAAAGGCTGGCCCACGGCGCATATGGCGCAGGCGAGGCCGGAACGCAAGGGACGATTTTGAAGCAAGCCGCAGCACTCCCGCCAGGAACCGGCAAAAAATCAGGCAAACCCCGTTTTCATCACCACTTGGGGGCGGGATCCGGTCGCGCGCCTCCATCGTTTTCGGTAGCCAGAGCCTGACTTGGCGAGGCGCGGTCTCGGGAAATGGGCAGCCTATGAATTCTTTGGACTATAGTGTTGTCGTGCTCTACCTGCTCGCGCTGCTGGGGTTCGGATATCTGCTCCGGCGCCAGAACTCTGAGACCGACTATTATCTCGGCGGGCGCCGTCTCGGCTGGATGCCATTGACCTTATCCGTCATGGCGACCCAGCTCAGCGCCGTGAGTTTCATCTCCGCGCCTGCCTTTGTCGGCTTGCGGGAGGGCGGCGGGCTGCAATGGCTGACCTTCGAACTGGCTGTTCCGCTGGCCATGTTGATGGTGATGTTCGTGATCGCGCCGCCGCTCTATCGCACCGGGATTGTCAGTATTTATGACTTTCTCGACCAGCGTTTCGGTCATTCGACGCGGGCCTTGATCAGCCTCTCGTTTCAGATTGTCCGATCCTTCTCGACCGGGATCATGGTCTATGCGATCGCGCTGATCCTGCAAGCCGTGCTTGGAATTCCGCTCTGGCAATCCGTGATCGCGGTTGGATTGATCACACTGATCTACGCCACAACGGGCGGCATGAAAGCGGTCGTTTATGGCGACGCGATTCAGATGATTCTGATCCTCGTCGGAATTGTCCTGGTCATCGGATTTGCCGTTGTAGAGCTTGGCGGCCTGAGCGCGGCGCTGGCTGAAATCGATCGGGATCGACTACAGGCGATCGATATCGACGCAACCGGATTTGACGGCGAAGGCTTCGGTCTGTTGCCCATGTTGTTCGGAGGATTCGTTCTCTACGCGTCCTATTATGGCTGCGATCAAAGTCAGGCACAGCGCATCCTGTCGGCGCGCAATGAAGGCGATGTTCGACGTCTGCTGGCCGCAAATGGTCTGATGCGATTCCCGATCGTGATTCTCTATTGCTTTGCCGGCCTCGTCGTCGGGGCATCTTTCGTCAACGATCCATCCTTGATGGCGCAGGTCCCGACCGACAAGCCGGACTATATGATGCCGATCTACATAATCGAGCGTCTGCCAAATGGCGTCATCGGCTTGCTGGTGGTCGCCATGTTGTCGGCTGCAATGTCGTCACTGAGTTCAGCCGTGAACTCCCTCGCCGCCGTGACCGAACGGGACCTGATCATGCTCGGGATCATCTCGGATCGACCCGGCGATGTGGTCCAAACCGCACGCCTTCTGTCGATCGGATGGGGCGCGGTCATCATGGCGCTATCTTTCTTCGCGGGCGCGATCGCACCGACCGTGATCGAGGCGATCAACAAGGTCGGCTCGGCGCTCTACGGCC
This DNA window, taken from Hyphomonas sp. Mor2, encodes the following:
- a CDS encoding phosphoserine transaminase translates to MTDVAKPDVRPACPHFSSGPTAKRPGFSLEKLQSAALGRSHRSATAKAKLKQAIERTKDILGLPEDYRVAIVPASDTGAVEMCMWSMLGQRAVDVFAWESFGKDWVTDAVNELKLVDCNIHVGDYGVLPPFEQARDDADIVFTWNGTTSGVRVPNADWIKPNPDRVVICDATSAVFAQDMEWDKLDVVTYSWQKVLGGEAAHGMLILSPNAVRRLESYKPDRPLPKLFRMTKGGKLNEALFEGSTINTPSLLCTEDYLQALDWAEECGGYQGLKARSDRSLEILEAWVAKTDWIEFLCADDDVRSNSGVTFSIVHPTFAKMDEPTQRDFIKRMMKRLEDEDACFDANGYAKAPPGLRIWCGATVEPDDVAKLTPWLDWTFAEELAAL
- a CDS encoding sodium/solute symporter (Members of the Solute:Sodium Symporter (SSS), TC 2.A.21 as described in tcdb.org, catalyze solute:Na+ symport. Known solutes for members of the family include sugars, amino acids, nucleosides, inositols, vitamins, urea or anions, depending on the system.) translates to MNSLDYSVVVLYLLALLGFGYLLRRQNSETDYYLGGRRLGWMPLTLSVMATQLSAVSFISAPAFVGLREGGGLQWLTFELAVPLAMLMVMFVIAPPLYRTGIVSIYDFLDQRFGHSTRALISLSFQIVRSFSTGIMVYAIALILQAVLGIPLWQSVIAVGLITLIYATTGGMKAVVYGDAIQMILILVGIVLVIGFAVVELGGLSAALAEIDRDRLQAIDIDATGFDGEGFGLLPMLFGGFVLYASYYGCDQSQAQRILSARNEGDVRRLLAANGLMRFPIVILYCFAGLVVGASFVNDPSLMAQVPTDKPDYMMPIYIIERLPNGVIGLLVVAMLSAAMSSLSSAVNSLAAVTERDLIMLGIISDRPGDVVQTARLLSIGWGAVIMALSFFAGAIAPTVIEAINKVGSALYGPVLGVFLMAILLKRRSELAANLGLLAGLALNLYFWICVPDLFWMWWNVTGLLVTLMIGVTGSVLLSNTHDVEAAPEPHTSLPPVWKYSFSLTLAFAVILLVSWMAPLMLA